The DNA window cttcttcaatccgaaaccctaaacccagaTTTACAACACTTACTAAACTTCAAATCTTTATCAGACCCATCAAACAATCTAGCCGATTGGAACTCCACAGCCAACCCAAACCCATGTACTTTCACAGGCGTTTTCTGCTTCAAAAACAGAGTTTCACGTGTCGTTCTTGAAAACCTCGGCTTAGACGGCGTTATTCAGCCATTAACGTTTCTCACTCAGCTCCGTGTGCTTAGTCTGAAGGGAAACAGCTTCTCTGGTTCATTACCTGACTTCTCTAATCTCACGGCGTTAAAGCTTCTGTTTTTGTCTCATAATCAGTTTTCCGGTGACTTTCCGGCTTCTGTTCAGTCTCTTTACCGTCTTTATCGTTTGGATCTGTCGTATAATAATTTCTCCGGGAATATTCCTGTTGATTTGGTTAACCGGTTGACCCATTTGTTAACTTTGAAGCTTGAGGGAAACCGGTTTAATGGGTCTATTTCCAGTTTAAAACTCCCAAGTTTACAAGATTTTAACGTTTCAAGTAACCAACTTTCCGGTGAAATACCCGGATCTTTATCCGGGTTTCCTCAGTCTGTATTTGGTGGGAATAATGCTCTTTGTGGGTCACCAATGCCGGTATGTAAAGGTTCAGTAACCGACCCGACAAAACCCGGGTCAGCCATCGGAGCTATTGCTTCTCCGGTAACACCAGGGAGTATAATATCATCGTCACCAAGCTCTGAACAACCAAGCAAATCATCAGAATCAGTAACTACTACCCAtaacaaaacaacaaaaattagCCCATTAGCATTAATCGCCATTATAATCGGCGATGTTTTGGTTTTATCGGTCATCTCTTTGCTTCTATATTGTTACTTCTGGAGAAATTACGCAGCGAAAATGCGCGACGGAAAGGGTTCAAAACTGCTCGAAACGGAGAAAATCGTCTACTCGTCGAGCCCGTATCCGAACCAACCGGGTTTGGACCGGGGTCGGATGGTGTTTTTCGAAGGGGTGAGGAGGTTTGAGTTGGAGGATTTGTTGAGAGCCTCGGCGGAAATGCTGGGGAAAGGCGGGTTCGGGACCGCGTACAAGGCGGTGCTGGACGACGGGAATGTGGTGGCGGTGAAGAGGTTGAAGGATGGTAATAATGTTGGGGGGAAGAGGGAGTTTGAGCAACATATGGAGATTTTGGGGAGGTTAAGACATGTTAATTTGGTTAGTTTAAAAGCTTATTATTTTGCTAGAGAAGAGAAGCTTTTGGTCTATGATTTCATGCCTAATGGTAGCTTGTTTTGGCTTCTTCATGGTACGTTACTTTTGacattaatttcaattatttttggtttttttatcaagttttaattagatttaatggcATTGTTTTGGTAGTTAAACATATTTATGATGAATTGCCTTTACATTCTTTTTAGACTAAAATGCAAATAACTACAATTTCAACTCCAATTCTTCAATTTAAAagttttctttcataatttgAATAGTCAATTGAAAATTCGATCAATTAGTGTTGatgtaaattactaaaattcaaataaataagaCATGATAAGATGGATTCCGATGTCTACACCGATTGAtggaattttaaatttgtaattcaaattattaacaaataaactTTATATGATGGGCCAAATTTAATGTGGTGATCATAAATGTAGTTTATAATGTAATTGAAATTTGGCCCTTCTTTTTAAGAGCATGATTGATTATTTGGGGTTCAAGGAATTCTTAAAAGGGGTTATAGGAGactagaaaaagaaaattatttatgGAATCATGGCCTAGTGGGCATGAAAGGGCTTGGTTGTGCATAAATATAGGGTCCaatacaatattaaaaatttaaaatacacaaaGCAGTAGTAGTAGGTAAGATTAGTGGGTCCataaaaaatctaattattCTAAGGATTTCCTCTAAGTACACAAAAGTAAAGGAGTGTTGATTGcaattaagttaattaattacaaaaagTAGCTAATTAGCTGGTTTTGACTTTAGCTTTATCTTATTACAAAAAAGCTGATGAAGATTAAGATGGAAGAGTTAGGGTTTGTCCTTTTGTAGAAGTGGAAAAATGATGGGCCCACATAGACATAGTTTAACTTTTTTGCTACTAATTACAGACAAGGGAACAGTTACACTACATGACACCAAAAAAACTGCAATGTTTTTGGAATTTGAGTGTCTTAATCAGATGCCACAATTCCAACAAAACGACATCATTTcttgctttatttttttctttttggtctTTATTGGGTTCTCTGATTCAAATCCTTTCCAGCTATTATATCATTATATGCCACCCACAAAGTGGAGCTCAATGAACCCGTATAAGTCATTCGGGTTTAACCCGATTGACAAAACTCCTGATGTAGAAATAATTGGGTAGGGATTGGCAATATTTGTTATGGACCCATTAATAAATGTGCTTGTCTATCGAATCGAGCTAAGAGTGTCAGGTTGTTCACCCGATTAGAATCATTACGAATACAAACTATTTATCAATTATGTAACTAAAATACGACATGAAAATAAACAGACAAGATTAAATAAAAGGACATTATGAATCCAAAACCATATCataattctaaattaaaacCATTATTcttttttcattaattattaGTGCTAAcactattttttcttttaacaaaTTTTATCATGATTCATAACTTTAAAACAATCGAAAACTATGATTAGTTTTTATGTTGTGAAAGTTGGTTATATAGGCTCCTGCCTGCCTGTAAAGAAAAAGACAATTACAATGACCTGAGTTGATGCAAGTCATTATCATAGACAATCTGTTATACTTATTAGGCAGATCCTTTGTCTGTATTATGATtgtcaaactatttttttttgtaatggaTATGATTGTGATACTTGGTCTGGTTGCCATATGAAAATGACTTGGTCCGTTTGTCTGTATAGTGTCAAGGTTGTAATTTAGAAGACAACCTACGgtttattgcattgttttaagAACCGGACTGGCTGGTTAATATATGAACCGATGGCCATACAGGTTAGGCAATCGGTCCGGTTTTAAAGTACtggtttaattaaaatcgtGAGCTGTTATAATGTGGTTGGCTTAGTCTATAGATAACTTGATAGATTCGgtatacctaaaaatttctcatgtTTCTAAAAATTTCTCATGTTTCTAATATTTCAACCCGACAGGTAACCGAGGACCCGGAAGAACGCCACTGGACTGGACCACAAGGCTAAAAATAGCAGCCGGAGCAGCCCGTGGGCTAGCTTTTATTCACAACTCATGCAAGTCACTTAAACTCACCCACGGTAACATCAAATCCACAAACATCCTCTTAGACAAATCAGGCAACGCACGTGTCTCCGACTTCGGCCTCTCTCTCTTCGCCCCACCCGCCAGTTCCGCCCCTAAATCCAACGGCTACCGCGCCCCTGAGCTCTCATCATCCGACGGCCGAAAGCCAACTCAGAAATCCGACGTGTACTCATTTGGAGTATTATTACTCGAATTGTTAACCGGAAAATGCCCTTCTATAGGGGACTGCGGTGGTGGGCCCGGCAACGGGTACGGTGGGGCCGTGGACTTGCCTAGGTGGGTCCAATCTGTGGTCCGAGAGGAATGGACGGCTGAGGTTTTCGATTTGGAGCTGATGAGGTATAAGGATATTGAAGAGGAGATGGTTGGATTGTTGCAAATAGCTATGACTTGTACTGCTGCAGCGCCTGATCAACGGCCGAAGATTGGACACGTGGTGAAGATGATTGAAGAGATACGAGGAGTTGAAGTGTCGCCGTGTCATGAAACGTATGACTCTGTGTCTGATTCGCCGTGCGTGTCTGAGGACACTTGTGGAGCTAGCCAGTGAGTGATTTAATTAGAGTTTATTTGGTTATTAGGCGTTGAGATTAGGAATGTTTTAGGTGTAAATTAGAGGTGAGATTTGATTTTGCATGCAATTTACTCCTACTTAAGAAACTTTAACAATTTCAGCTCAAGTAATAGTTTCAGTTATAGATCAGATCAGATTTGATTTTGCATGCAAATTAGTTcagttaaatgttttgatttagtTAGGTTTTATGCACAAAAGTTTATTTTGCTCTGAGAACTTAGTACactatactccctccgtttcaaTATACTAccgtcgaccctctaatagttaatattctataaattaataattctaataattaatagaaaattgagagaaccaacttcgttccacgtcggataattaataattctattatttaataattaataaaatttaaaatgtattctacatgaatattaattattagagagattttttttaaagaaatatataacaattgatgatttatttgaggcaatattaatcttaattcataaagtggaagttaaaataccatcaaattatgactttcttatttttttaagaaattttaaaagaagatattagataaacaaattaaaataagtaaagcatatctattataaaaatattaaaaattattttactttatgaatacaactttttaataattattttttaatttgatatcaattaatatttttttaaattaaatataaaattatttcttttaaattgagtgattgtaaagtgtatttatttagtttttttataatataatattaatattaggtctattattgtagatgctttaaaatatcttttataatttatttttttat is part of the Mercurialis annua linkage group LG3, ddMerAnnu1.2, whole genome shotgun sequence genome and encodes:
- the LOC126673521 gene encoding probable leucine-rich repeat receptor-like protein kinase At1g68400 — encoded protein: MAASKNPIFFFIFCLCFHLLQSETLNPDLQHLLNFKSLSDPSNNLADWNSTANPNPCTFTGVFCFKNRVSRVVLENLGLDGVIQPLTFLTQLRVLSLKGNSFSGSLPDFSNLTALKLLFLSHNQFSGDFPASVQSLYRLYRLDLSYNNFSGNIPVDLVNRLTHLLTLKLEGNRFNGSISSLKLPSLQDFNVSSNQLSGEIPGSLSGFPQSVFGGNNALCGSPMPVCKGSVTDPTKPGSAIGAIASPVTPGSIISSSPSSEQPSKSSESVTTTHNKTTKISPLALIAIIIGDVLVLSVISLLLYCYFWRNYAAKMRDGKGSKLLETEKIVYSSSPYPNQPGLDRGRMVFFEGVRRFELEDLLRASAEMLGKGGFGTAYKAVLDDGNVVAVKRLKDGNNVGGKREFEQHMEILGRLRHVNLVSLKAYYFAREEKLLVYDFMPNGSLFWLLHGNRGPGRTPLDWTTRLKIAAGAARGLAFIHNSCKSLKLTHGNIKSTNILLDKSGNARVSDFGLSLFAPPASSAPKSNGYRAPELSSSDGRKPTQKSDVYSFGVLLLELLTGKCPSIGDCGGGPGNGYGGAVDLPRWVQSVVREEWTAEVFDLELMRYKDIEEEMVGLLQIAMTCTAAAPDQRPKIGHVVKMIEEIRGVEVSPCHETYDSVSDSPCVSEDTCGASQ